The following is a genomic window from Phaseolus vulgaris cultivar G19833 chromosome 6, P. vulgaris v2.0, whole genome shotgun sequence.
tatttattcatcaaatataactaaatattaaaggaattaaattttgaaactgCATTTTACTAtagattaataaaattttattaatgagctaattatatattgaaaataatataccATGATTTACCCATTATTCTCACAATCgattaattaaaaacattatcaAATCAAactaatgtatttttatttttatttacgtGCTTGGTATTTTTAAccatttatcaattttaatttttaatccaCCAATTGAATTTCAACATTTTCTTAACACAAATTGTCCATAGGTAAAACTTAACTTCATATCacaatttaaattgttttatacagttaaaatatttattttatatttgaattaaatattaaaaaaaatcttgatcTCATCCCATGGAGTTAACGCTGGTTAAAAATATTTGCATGAGTTTTATCATACGATGAAATGTGTTAAAACGATCTCAACTTTCGgtaaaaatcaatattaatctctatatttaaaaatgatGAATTTAGTGTGTGTTTTTTATAATTAGTGAATTTTGTCCCCATCTTGGTATTATGAGTTTTAAAAAGGGAGaccaaatttattaattattatgaaaaatgcatgaactaaaaatattatttttaataggaGGAAGATAAATTTTGAACAAAGTTAATATCTAAACTAAAACACATTTTAGgctttatttttacaaaatatttgtttaatgaAAAGACTAACATGTTGTGACTTCCTTTGTATGGTATCTATAGTTTTCAAGCAATTTATGCAATCACTTTTGTGTATTGAATTCTATTGttctaaatcaatttaattattcttttagaTAAGAGTTATTCTAAAACAAATAGTATTTGTCTCCTCTTCTCGTTATCTCATACTCTCATTCTTGTTTTGGATTTTCGGTCACAAGGTTTATTGGTTTGGACTCAGAATGGTTCTCGATTGTGGAATATGAGATTTACCTTATCTTGTTTGGTCAGGTTCAACTATAAGCTTTTGGGCTCATAATCAACTCTCAGGTGGGTGGGTGTACCTGCAAGGGTCTCCGATGATAAAgtcaaaattaatttgtttagttATCAGATAAAAATCACCCTACTTACCTCTTAAGTAGATCACCTATTGGTTGATTctccctccaccatatcaattcagACCAACACTCAACACACTGGCGTGAAATGTCTTTTTTGTCCTTAATGAtttcaaatttttgttttccGGATATTCATATCCGTAAGTCAAATTACAAAGTTCCGGATATAGAAATCCATAACTAATATGTCACTTATGGATTTCACCATCCGGAAGCTTACCTGAACAACATAAATGACTTTCCGGATATCAAAATCCGTAAGCAAATACAAATGAGTTATGGATTCAATTCTCAACACCATTTACAACACACCATTCTGGATATAAAAATCTGGAACTCATAACTCACTTCTGGATATGACAATCCAGAAGCTTAAATGAAATACAAAAATGACCTTCCGGATTTTGAAATCTAGAATGTATAAAACTCACTTTCGTATTTGTACATCCATaagcaaaaataaaatcaagGGTAATGTTGGATTTTAAAATTTGCGTTGGGTGCATGTCAtaaatgatatggtgcaggaagcaattgtcTCACCTATTTATAGAACTTACTTGTTGAACTTttgacttaattaagtttttactCTTTACAACCTTTCAATTATTAAATATAGTGTAAATGTTTTAGACTTATTTATTGGACtttgatataatattttcttatttttattatttatttattttaattaaacttttcATTATGATGATGACCTCTCGATCTTTCATGGGAGATCTAGATTAGTTTCATAGGAAGAAATTTTTAGACCATAGTtttgtgatatatatatatatatatcacaaatttctaaaaaataatttttgttacatctttaaatttcaaaaatacattGTGAACTTGtaataattagattttttttggtTCAATTACTTGATAGTTTGAAATTAAAGTAAAATGAACTTGAAGTGTATCGTTCCCACATTATTGAAGTTGTTGTATTTTACAAGTAAGTTGAAGAAGACCATTTTTCAATTGCTAGCAAAGTCttgattttgaatattaaaaaatactcTTAGATTCGTGGATCTCTCATCATTACCTTctgatttatttaaaaaaaatgaagagaaaatgaTGGATATGTAAGATATTTgataaaatactaatttattcttacatttgacatttatttttgaaaaattagttTACTATTAGATTTTCTTTAATTgttctataattattattggcaataaataaataatatttttaattttttttttgttttctcaacttttaaactaaaaatatacttaaagggaaattttaacattatactataaaataaaatatctattttcATTAATTTGAATTAATCATACCGATCTATAaactttttattcaaatttattatttcttcattaaattaaattaaatcatcACCTCACCTTATTTTTAAATCAATCTTTCACTTCCTATACTCCTAACCAAATAAAGCAGAATGCTTATTTGTATCCCTAACTAGAAGAGGAAAACtcctaaaaaaataacaattcatccaaaactaaattaaaagtttttccaaaagcattaaaaaaaactcaaaaagtAATTGCTCATGTTACCAAGACATGCTCAAGTGACCAAaactttcaagaaaacaaagtaaattgtagttctaaaataatttattgcaAATGAGAATGTGAGACTTAATTGTCACATCACATCTCAGATTTTGCTCCCTTTTACTCATTGGCAGAGAGCCTAATTTATGAGAAATCACACATTTCAATATCATcagttttttttctaaatatttttttatgccaACATGATATTCATTGGTCAAACAATCTAATATATAAAACAACTATTCTGATAAAGGTGAAAGATATCTTGGGAGGCACTTATGCATGCACGTGGACACCCCATTTGAACGAAAATCCATGCCACCACTTTATTTTGGTTCTGATCTGTATATTATTGGATATCTTCATTTTTCAGAAATACCTTAAGTAAAGGTTTCTTCAGCTcctcttttttgttttcttcaatgATAAGTTTTCTGATTCATGCCACTTCATTACCAACAACTCTTAGAGCATTTTCAATTCAACAAATCTGGTTAAATTTAGAGATTTTCCAATTAACTTATCTAAGCACTAAACTGATTGTCATAGTTTAACTTTGAATACATTTAATGCAGATAAAATCAAAGTAGATAGCAGTAAACCTTTTCTGGGAACAATGAAATAACACACTGTCTGCTTGAAATCGTgttatgtaattaaaataatcCATAAGCATGGTGCTTCAAATTAACACACCAGATTTGAGAAAAGAAGAAGATCAAGTTTCTTGTTCAATCAGTTTACTTCACATTGAATACTTTTGTGTATAACAGGTCAAGAAATTTGATCAAAAGAAACTATGAGGAACAAAATAAACTATAACAGAACATTGAACTATGTTGCGGTATATATTTTGTTAGATAATCACCACAAATGTGGTTCActttattgaatatttttaataaaatgacaaACCTcgtataataataacaatataggACCCTATTGGGGACTcatatgatgatgatgatgatgataaacCTTAGGCATAATCGCACATTCCATAGACACAATATTCACCTACTTCACACCGATGGTTACACTCCCCACAATGCCTCTTGTCGAAGTTGGTGTCCACACATTGCCCTCTACAGCATGTTTCTGTGAACTTGCACTTTTTCTTGCATGTACCACAGTTGTGTTTGTCATACCCTACATCCATGCACTTGTTGTTGCAGCATGTGGAGTTCTTCACACCCACCAAACTGCACACCTCTTTGTCCTTGTGGCAGTGATCAGCAGCATTAGGGTTTTTAACTTGAGCAAGGAAGCGGCTCACCCTCTTGGAAGGGAGAAGAATGTTGTTTTGACGAGTGGTAGATGGTGGTGGTGATGAAGAGGGAAAATCATGGTGCAGAAAGGAGGGGTTTGATTCCTGTTGGGTGATGGTCTTCATTGTGAGTGTGATGGACAAAGCCATGGTTGTTGCTACGATGAATATTGCCTTTAGGAGCTCCATGGCCTTGCCAGTGTCAAGAGGTGGTTGAAGGTGTActcagaaggagatgatgaagATGAGAAGAGGGTTTTTGTTTGTGTGCTTGTTCTGTTGGGAATGAAAATGTGGTAGAAAATGAAGGGGGAGGGTTAGGGTTTATAAGAAGGGAAGTGGGGGGAGAAGTTGACGCCGCAAAAGTGGTAAAAGTTTATGAGGAGGTTGCATGGTGCATGCTAATGGAAGAGTGTGATGGAATTCTAATGTATATTCTATTTTGTTTGACCTTAAAAAGCTTCAACCACTTGTGTTACTTGAGCACCACAACACCATGCATTTTAAACTCTTCTTTTCCTCCTTCATATGATATAATATAGTTTtccattgctgataaaaaaactcTTCTTCCTCCATGATCTCTTGTACCCTTCAGCTCTGTGATGCAAGGAACTTGAATATGGAGAAGCTTTTGATTGATGCACACTTATGTTGTGAGAGAGTCAAAGGGTAGTAATGAGTTTTCAGCATTATATGAGCCACCACATCTGATGAAACCGCAGTGGACGGCCTGAGGAAATTCAGGCACACTGCTAGGGTAAGCAAAGGCATTTCGTCATACACGTTAACAGCATAACTTATATTTTACAAATTCTACAAACTCACATACGTTCCTTCAAGCAAAACAAATTCTAATCAAACTTTAATTCTTtcaaattaattcattatttacaatacattaaatattttttctaaaagtattcataataataagaatgtaactaagaaagagataatatgtttttttattttcactttttttaacCGAAATATggttgtttttgaaaaaattacaggACATTGTGTTATCATGATTTCATTACAAGGAAGTCGTATCAAAATAATACGATTTATGACATGTTAAAGGTAAAGTCGTGTCAAAGTAATACGACTTCAGTTCAAATTGATTACATTAAAagctaaaagaaaaatgatagtttgacaactccaaaagttatatataattcTTGATATGAtgagtttaaaataaatatatataataaaaattaaatttgtaattaaatgatatgaaaaaatatt
Proteins encoded in this region:
- the LOC137833063 gene encoding stigma-specific STIG1-like protein 3, whose translation is MELLKAIFIVATTMALSITLTMKTITQQESNPSFLHHDFPSSSPPPSTTRQNNILLPSKRVSRFLAQVKNPNAADHCHKDKEVCSLVGVKNSTCCNNKCMDVGYDKHNCGTCKKKCKFTETCCRGQCVDTNFDKRHCGECNHRCEVGEYCVYGMCDYA